From Lawsonia intracellularis PHE/MN1-00, the proteins below share one genomic window:
- a CDS encoding cupin domain-containing protein, whose protein sequence is MRTLNIIENAEFNDISMKKQMVNKGSSFYILNFNLKKGQELPLHHRDIDGELAIYIIEGEGVFLKEDGTFPAKKGEILIGNIREPHGLRAHTDMIAIAAVTPH, encoded by the coding sequence ATGCGCACATTAAATATTATTGAAAATGCTGAATTTAATGATATCAGCATGAAAAAACAAATGGTTAATAAAGGTTCAAGCTTTTATATTTTAAATTTTAATTTGAAAAAAGGGCAAGAATTACCTCTTCATCATCGTGATATAGATGGTGAACTTGCTATATATATTATTGAGGGAGAAGGTGTTTTTCTTAAAGAAGATGGAACATTCCCTGCTAAAAAAGGTGAAATTTTGATTGGTAATATTAGGGAACCACATGGGTTAAGAGCACATACAGATATGATTGCTATTGCAGCTGTTACCCCTCATTAG